One segment of Theobroma cacao cultivar B97-61/B2 chromosome 9, Criollo_cocoa_genome_V2, whole genome shotgun sequence DNA contains the following:
- the LOC18590541 gene encoding transcription factor DIVARICATA: protein MKWEMEILSPTSYISSTNWFLEESKSTKWTPEENKMFENALAVHDKDNPDRWQKVAAMIPGKTVPDVIKQYRKLEADVSSIEAGLVPIPGYSTSPFTLDWVNSHGYDGLKHSYGLGGKRPSSGRPAEQERKKGVPWTEEEHKLFLMGLKKYGKGDWRNISRNFVVTRTPTQVASHAQKYFIRQLSGGKDKRRASIHDITTVNLNDTRTPSPDNKGTPSPEQSSVLPQQPTSAAMPRTHFQWNQPCSGATMAFNSTQGNMLMSSPYGIPSYGVKMQGQSLHRSAAHESYFGPQNLVFQMQSAQQYPHG from the exons ATGAAGTGGGAAATGGAAATTCTGTCGCCGACATCTTATATCTCCAGCACAAATTGGTTTCTTGAAGAGAGCAAGAGCACGAAATGGACACCAGAAGAGAACAAGATGTTTGAGAATGCCTTGGCGGTCCATGATAAGGATAATCCTGATCGATGGCAGAAAGTGGCTGCAATGATCCCCGGGAAGACGGTACCAGATGTAATCAAGCAGTACAGAAAATTAGAAGCTGATGTTAGCAGTATAGAAGCAGGGCTGGTTCCAATTCCTGGATATAGCACCTCTCCATTCACATTGGATTGGGTGAACAGCCATGGCTATGATGGACTTAAACACTCTTATGGACTTGGTGGAAAGAGACCTTCGTCGGGCAGGCCTGCAGAGCAGGAGAGAAAGAAGGGGGTTCCATGGACAGAGGAGGAGCATAA ATTGTTTCTAATGGGCCTAAAAAAGTATGGCAAAGGGGATTGGAGAAATATCTCGCGCAATTTTGTTGTCACTAGAACACCGACTCAGGTGGCTAGTCATGCTCAGAAGTATTTCATCAGGCAGCTTTCAGGAGGGAAGGATAAGAGAAGAGCTAGCATTCACGACATAACAACTGTCAATCTCAACGACACGAGAACTCCTTCACCAGACAATAAGGGAACTCCTTCACCGGAGCAGTCTTCAGTGCTCCCTCAGCAGCCGACTTCTGCTGCCATGCCTAGAACACATTTTCAATGGAATCAGCCTTGCAGTGGGGCAACAATGGCTTTCAATTCAACACAAGGAAATATGTTAATGTCCTCTCCTTACGGGATTCCCTCCTATGGAGTAAAAATGCAGGGGCAGAGTCTGCACAGAAGTGCTGCTCATGAGTCTTATTTTGGACCGCAAAATTTGGTTTTTCAGATGCAATCGGCACAGCAATACCCTCACGGATGA
- the LOC18590542 gene encoding laccase-4, giving the protein MEMAPWIRVLMFLACLLFPASVECMVRHYKFDVVLEKTTRLCSSKPIVTVNGRYPGPTLVAREDDTVLVKVVNHVKYNLSIHWHGIRQIRTGWADGPAYITQCPIQPGQNFVYNFTITGQRGTLWWHAHILWLRATVHGAIVILPKRGVPYPFPKPHKEETIILGEWWKSDVEAVINEALKSGLAPNVSDAHTINGHPGPVSSCPTQGGYTLRVKPGKTYMLRIINAALNEELFFKIAGHLLTVVEVDATYVKPFKTETIVITPGQTTNVLLTAHRGAGKYLVAASPFMDAPIVVDNVTATATLHYSGSLTSTATTLTSPPPKNATSVATNFTNALRSLNSKQYPANVPLKIDHSLLFTVGLGINPCPSCVNGSRVVASINNVTFVMPKISLLQAHFFNISGVFTTDFPGNPPVPFNYTSTQLTNFQTKQGTKLYRLAYNSTVQLVLQDTGMITPENHPLHLHGFNFFEVGRGLGNFNPKKDTKKFNLVDPVERNTIGVPSGGWTAIRFRADNPGVWFMHCHLEVHTTWGLKMAFVVDNGNGPNETLLPPPSDLPKC; this is encoded by the exons ATGGAGATGGCACCATGGATTAGAGTCCTAATGTTTTTAGCTTGCTTGTTGTTTCCAGCGTCAGTAGAGTGCATGGTTCGGCACTACAAGTTCGAT GTGGTGTTGGAAAAAACAACTAGGTTGTGCTCAAGCAAACCTATTGTCACTGTGAACGGACGCTACCCTGGTCCCACTCTAGTTGCCAGAGAGGATGACACAGTCCTTGTCAAAGTGGTCAACCATGTGAAATACAATCTCTCCATCCACTG GCATGGGATCAGGCAAATACGAACTGGCTGGGCAGACGGGCCGGCATATATAACCCAGTGCCCGATTCAACCAGGGCAGAACTTTGTGTACAACTTCACCATCACTGGCCAAAGGGGAACCCTTTGGTGGCATGCACATATTCTCTGGCTAAGGGCCACCGTCCATGGTGCCATAGTTATCTTGCCCAAACGTGGTGTTCCTTATCCTTTCCCCAAACCCCACAAGGAAGAGACTATTATCTTAG GTGAATGGTGGAAATCAGATGTGGAAGCCGTCATCAATGAAGCTTTGAAATCTGGCCTGGCCCCGAATGTCTCTGATGCTCACACCATCAATGGCCATCCAGGACCTGTCTCAAGCTGCCCTACACAAG GAGGATATACATTGCGAGTAAAACCAGGAAAGACATATATGCTTCGAATCATCAACGCTGCACTGAATGAAGAACTCTTCTTTAAGATTGCCGGCCATCTACTCACTGTTGTTGAGGTTGATGCCACATACGTGAAACCTTTCAAAACAGAAACCATTGTTATAACCCCAGGACAGACCACGAATGTCCTCCTCACAGCCCACCGTGGCGCAGGAAAGTACTTGGTTGCAGCCTCACCTTTCATGGACGCACCCATTGTAGTAGATAACGTGACTGCCACTGCCACCTTACACTACTCGGGTAGTCTTACCAGCACTGCCACCACTCTCACATCACCCCCTCCAAAAAATGCTACCTCGGTAGCTACAAATTTTACAAATGCACTACGAAGCCTGAATTCAAAACAATATCCTGCTAATGTCCCTTTAAAGATTGATCATTCCCTTCTCTTCACCGTTGGCCTTGGTATTAACCCTTGCCCCTCATGTGTTAACGGAAGCCGTGTTGTGGCCTCTATTAACAATGTTACTTTTGTTATGCCAAAAATCTCTCTACTTCAAGCCCATTTCTTCAACATAAGTGGAGTTTTCACTACTGATTTCCCTGGCAACCCTCCTGTTCCATTTAACTACACAAGCACACAGCTAACAAACTTTCAGACCAAACAAGGAACGAAGCTGTATAGACTTGCTTATAACTCCACCGTGCAGCTTGTCTTGCAAGACACAGGGATGATTACCCCAGAGAACCACCCTCTTCATTTGCATGGATTCAACTTCTTTGAGGTTGGAAGGGGATTGGGGAATTTCAACCCCAAAAAGGATactaaaaaattcaatcttGTTGATCCTGTTGAAAGGAACACAATTGGAGTTCCATCTGGTGGATGGACAGCCATAAGGTTCAGGGCAGACAATCCAG GGGTTTGGTTCATGCATTGCCATTTGGAAGTGCATACGACTTGGGGGCTTAAGATGGCATTTGTTGTGGACAATGGCAACGGCCCAAATGAAACTCTTCTACCACCTCCCAGTGACCTCCCGAAGTGCTAG
- the LOC18590543 gene encoding protein NRT1/ PTR FAMILY 8.1: MEKDDIYTKDGTVDYKGNPANKKETGTWRACPFIIGNEGCERLAYYGMSTNLVLYFKHRLNQHSAVATKNNQNWGGTCYITPLIGAFLADAYLGRYWTIACFSIIYIFGMTLLALSASVHGIRPRCYTKDSCDPTDTQSAMAFLALYLIALGTGGIKPCVSSYGADQFDDTDEKEKKHKSSFFNWFYFSINIGALIAASVLVWVQDNVSWGWGFGIPAIAMAIAVCFFFSGTRLYRYQKPGGSPLTRLCQVLVASIRKYKVAVPADKSILYETADAESNIKGSRKIDHTTDLSFFDKAAVETERDHIKGSNLWRLCTVTQVEELKAIIRLLPIWASGIIFSTVYSQMGNLFVLQGERMDTRVGHSKFRIPPASLSIFDTLSVIFWVPIYDRIIVPATRRFTGHKNGLTQLQRMGIGLFISIFAMVAAAFLERERLKMIRRHNYYELKEMPMTIFWQVPQYFLIGCAEVFTFIGQLEFFYEQAPDAMRSFCSALSLTTVALGSYLSSLLVTIVTSVTAKDGKPGWIPDNLNYGHVDYFFWLLAALSVLNLAVFVWIANWYTYKRAVGTLR, from the exons ATGGAAAAAGATGATATCTACACGAAAGATGGGACAGTGGATTACAAGGGAAATCCTGCTAACAAGAAGGAAACAGGAACCTGGAGAGCCTGTCCATTTATCATAG GAAATGAAGGGTGTGAAAGATTGGCATACTATGGGATGAGCACCAATCTGGTGCTTTATTTCAAGCATCGGCTGAATCAGCATAGTGCAGTTGCCACTAAAAATAACCAGAACTGGGGTGGAACATGCTACATCACACCATTAATTGGAGCATTTCTGGCTGATGCGTATCTAGGAAGATATTGGACAATTGCCTGTTTCTCAATCATCTATATTTTT GGAATGACACTTTTAGCATTGTCTGCATCAGTCCATGGCATAAGGCCAAGATGTTATACAAAAGATAGCTGCGATCCAACAGACACACAGAGCGCTATGGCCTTTCTAGCACTTTACCTGATAGCACTAGGAACAGGAGGAATTAAGCCTTGCGTTTCATCATACGGAGCTGATCAGTTTGATGACACGgatgaaaaagagaagaaacacAAGAGTTCTTTCTTCAATTGGTTCTATTTTTCCATAAACATTGGTGCTCTTATCGCTGCTTCTGTGCTGGTGTGGGTACAAGATAATGTGAGCTGGGGGTGGGGCTTTGGCATCCCAGCTATCGCCATGGCAATAGCTGtctgctttttcttttcaggtACTCGTTTGTATCGATACCAAAAGCCTGGAGGCAGCCCTCTCACACGCCTCTGTCAGGTGTTGGTGGCATCCATCAGGAAATATAAGGTTGCAGTACCTGCTGATAAGTCTATTTTGTATGAGACGGCAGATGCGGAGTCCAATATCAAAGGAAGCCGCAAGATTGACCACACAACAGATCTCAG TTTCTTTGACAAAGCGGCAGTGGAAACTGAAAGAGACCACATAAAGGGCTCAAACCTGTGGAGACTTTGCACAGTGACACAAGTTGAGGAGCTGAAAGCTATAATTCGGTTGCTCCCAATATGGGCCTCTGGGATCATCTTTTCCACCGTGTACAGTCAGATGGGCAACTTATTTGTGTTGCAAGGTGAAAGAATGGATACTCGCGTCGGTCACTCTAAATTCAGGATCCCACCAGCATCGCTTTCCATCTTCGACACCCTCAGTGTGATATTTTGGGTGCCAATCTATGACAGAATCATTGTCCCAGCGACAAGAAGATTCACTGGTCACAAGAATGGCCTAACTCAACTTCAGCGGATGGGCATCGGCCTCTTCATATCAATATTTGCCATGGTAGCTGCAGCATTTCTGGAGCGCGAAAGACTGAAAATGATCAGAAGGCACAACTACTATGAGCTAAAGGAAATGCCCATGACAATATTCTGGCAAGTGCCACAGTACTTCCTCATTGGGTGCGCAGAGGTTTTCACATTCATTGGACAGTTGGAGTTTTTCTATGAACAAGCACCTGATGCAATGAGGAGTTTCTGCTCTGCTCTATCACTCACCACCGTTGCTCTCGGTAGCTACTTGAGCTCTCTGCTTGTGACTATTGTTACCAGTGTGACCGCTAAGGATGGGAAGCCCGGATGGATACCAGACAACCTAAACTATGGTCACGTTGATTACTTTTTCTGGCTCTTGGCAGCACTGAGTGTGCTAAATTTAGCTGTTTTTGTCTGGATTGCGAATTGGTACACCTACAAAAGGGCAGTGGGAACTCTTCGTTGA
- the LOC18590545 gene encoding acyl-coenzyme A thioesterase 13 — MEKVKEFLELDKEGAECVSRLTIHPHRAGSECSFYEDFALRGIRVDRVESGFVSCRFKVPPRLTDKSGNLATGAIANLVDEVGWAVVHIEGLPMEVSVDMSISFLGTAKLNDELEITSKVLGRRGGYSGTIVLVRNKETGELIAEGRHSLFGKQASKL, encoded by the exons ATGGAAAAAGTCAAAGAATTCCTGGAACTAGACAAAGAAGGAGCAGAGTGCGTGTCGCGACTCACTATCCACCCCCACCGAGCCGGCTCCGAGTGCAGCTTCTACGAAGATTTCGCCTTACGCGGCATCCGAGTCGATAGGGTTGAGTCTGGCTTCGTTTCCTGTAGATTCAAAGTCCCTCCTCGGCTCACC GATAAAAGTGGAAATTTAGCAACTGGTGCTATTGCGAATCTCGTTGATGAAGTTGGTTGGGCTGTTGTCCATATCGAAGGTCTTCCCATGGAAGTTTCGGTGGACATGTCCATCTCTTTTCTTGGAACTGCTAAGCTCAAT GATGAGTTAGAGATTACATCAAAGGTTCTAGGCCGAAGAGGAGGTTATTCAGGGACAATTGTGCTTGTCAGAAACAAAGAAACTGGGGAGTTGATTGCTGAGGGCCGGCATTCATTGTTTGGTAAACAAGCTAGCAAACTCTAG
- the LOC18590546 gene encoding UPF0503 protein At3g09070, chloroplastic — MTVQPHHQHQSQRLSTCHRHPTTKPITGFCASCLRERLAGIQNNSPTVTTPSTSSTSQLRRSKSCSGGPNPSSSSATSEPRRKSCDARAHNTLHDLFAIDDKIKTLNPNHPPSKVEAFQGFEEEEEQGELKTMKDFIDLEWGSKKTSGKSLWEAASVFSKKLRKWRKKQSKKKEKTEGLVLDKVNKRGLRDTQSEIGEYGLFGRRSCDTDPRLSVDFGRLSVDDSRFSFDEPRASWDGYLIGKQNPKVNEEGNVGEERLSVVKEEERSSPGGSAQTRDYYADSLTRRRRSFDRSGSNRKISLGEADEVKSSISNAKVSPETVGLFHGAKLLVTEKELRDSNWYSSVESGSKDVGIVAAGVGQKGFDLKKARKWKNIWNIWGLIQRRKESEFEDEERSIGGDVGDERLAESLQKLRRVANGDEDRGIGGNVGEGTLAESLQKLRGLANGDEVKGIGGIVADRTLAESLQKLRRVANGDANGSVVSQKLMRSYSVSARNSVDGSAFYGMSVTPSKDDGEKRRENFVLQQNRSVRYSPNNHDNGLLRFYLTPMRSYRRSKSGISRLKNPHSVGGSVL, encoded by the coding sequence ATGACTGTCCAGCCCCACCACCAACACCAGAGCCAGCGTCTCTCAACCTGCCACCGCCACCCCACCACCAAACCCATCACCGGCTTCTGCGCATCATGTCTACGAGAACGCCTCGCCGGCATCCAAAACAACTCCCCTACCGTCACGACCCCCTCCACTTCCTCAACCTCCCAGCTCCGCCGCTCCAAGTCCTGCTCCGGTGGCCCTAACCCATCCTCTTCCTCCGCCACCTCCGAGCCCCGCCGTAAATCTTGTGACGCAAGGGCTCACAATACCCTCCACGACCTTTTCGCCATAgatgacaaaataaaaactctcAATCCCAACCACCCTCCTTCAAAAGTTGAAGCTTTTCAAGgctttgaagaagaagaagaacaaggagAGTTGAAAACGATGAAAGATTTCATAGATCTCGAATGGGGAAGCAAAAAAACTTCAGGGAAATCTTTGTGGGAAGCAGCTTCGGTCTTTAGCAAGAAATTGAGGAAATGGAGGAAAAAACAGAGcaaaaagaaggagaaaacTGAGGGTTTGGTTCTTGATAAGGTGAATAAAAGGGGATTAAGAGACACTCAATCGGAGATCGGGGAATATGGGTTGTTTGGGAGAAGATCTTGTGATACTGATCCTAGATTGTCGGTTGATTTTGGTCGTTTGTCTGTCGATGATTCAAGGTTTTCTTTTGATGAGCCAAGGGCTTCTTGGGATGGTTATTTGATTGGGAAACAGAATCCAAAGGTTAATGAAGAAGGGAATGTTGGGGAAGAGAGATTGAGTGTCGtaaaagaggaagaaaggAGTAGCCCTGGTGGGTCAGCTCAAACGAGAGATTATTATGCGGATTCTTTGACTAGAAGGAGGAGAAGTTTTGACCGGTCAGGGTCGAATAGGAAGATTAGTTTGGGGGAAGCTGATGAAGTTAAATCTTCGATTTCGAATGCTAAAGTGTCTCCTGAGACTGTTGGGTTGTTTCACGGGGCGAAACTGTTGGTTACCGAGAAGGAACTGAGGGATTCCAATTGGTATTCGAGTGTAGAATCTGGTTCGAAGGATGTTGGGATTGTTGCTGCTGGGGTTGGTCAAAAAGGGTTTGATTTGAAGAAGGCAAGGAAGTGGAAAAATATTTGGAACATATGGGGTTTGATACAGAGGCGAAAAGAGAGTGAatttgaagatgaagaaaggAGTATTGGAGGGGATGTGGGTGATGAGAGGCTAGCAGAGTCGTTGCAGAAGCTTAGGAGGGTGGCTAATGGAGATGAAGATAGAGGTATTGGAGGAAATGTAGGTGAAGGGACACTGGCGGAGTCATTGCAAAAGCTGAGAGGGTTGGCTAATGGAGATGAAGTTAAAGGTATAGGAGGAATTGTGGCTGACCGGACACTAGCGGAGTCTTTGCAGAAGTTAAGAAGGGTGGCAAATGGAGATGCAAATGGGAGTGTTGTAAGCCAGAAGCTTATGCGGAGCTATAGTGTTAGTGCTAGGAATTCAGTGGATGGATCAGCTTTCTATGGAATGAGTGTGACTCCGTCTAAAGATGATGGTGAGAAGAGAAGGGAGAATTTTGTGCTGCAGCAGAATAGGAGTGTCAGGTATTCTCCTAACAACCATGATAATGGGCTATTGCGATTTTACTTGACGCCGATGAGGAGCTATCGGAGAAGCAAATCTGGAATAAGTAGACTAAAAAACCCACACTCTGTAGGTGGGAGCGTACTGTAA
- the LOC18590547 gene encoding uncharacterized protein LOC18590547 gives MIRKRYQETKAGFQLLKSINADKYLKKIGLGKEDYHFWKQVGKALLCTYTLFGVAWLYNETSPLGWWTLKPRPKEERELAHLYERREFPYPGDAEAMEEFVAKGGMIGTTIGPKGIIETDKDSFNYQKEMQNKKFEQEALKLWLRMRNEVVSELQEKGYDVE, from the exons ATGATTCGGAAACGATATCAAGAAACCAAAGCAG GCTTCCAGTTGTTGAAATCTATAAATGCGGACAAGTATTTGAAGAAGATAGGATTAGGCAAAGAAGACTACCACTTTTGGAAGCAAGTTGGGAAGGCACTGCTATGCACTTACACGCTCTTCGGCGTCGCATGGCTTTACAACGAAACATCCCCACTGGGGTGGTGGACGTTGAAGCCTAGGCcgaaggaagagagagagctAGCCCATTTATATGAGCGGAGGGAGTTTCCTTATCCTGGTGATGCTGAGGCAATGGAAGAGTTTGTTGCTAAAGGAGGCATGATTGGAACTACCATTGGTCCTAAAGGGATCATCGAAACGGATAAAGATTCCTTTAATTATCAGAAGGAGATGCAGAACAAGAAGTTTGAGCAGGAGGCATTAAAGTTGTGGCTCAGGATGAGGAATGAGGTTGTTTCAGAGCTTCAGGAGAAAGGGTATGATGTTGAGTGA
- the LOC18590548 gene encoding probable anion transporter 4, chloroplastic has product MNSTLSLNRPIRSFSPASFQNGKFVEAEQFKPQLTSYLIESSKLKCFGNVNSRTSLRVHQQLRDDSGESSRILSRRVRVSSNDTQFGSLPNKGGTESSSFAEFITSERVKVVAMLALALALCNADRVVMSVAIVPLSLAHGWSRSFSGIVQSSFLWGYLISPIAGGTLVDYYGGKVVMAWGVALWSLATFLTPWAAENSLWALLFARAMLGVAEGVALPCMNNMVARWFPPTERARAVAMAMAGFQLGNAIGLTLSPILMSQGGIFGPFVIFGLCGFLWVLVWLSATSSTPARSSQISKYELDYIMNKRQKSHAVENKPKTKMIPPFGRLLSKMPTWSLILANAMHSWGFFVILSWMPIYFNLVHHVDLRQAAWFSAVPWSMMALTGYLAGLWSDTLIRNGTSITLTRKIMQSIGFIGPAIALIGLTAAKSPSTASAWLSVAVGLKAFSHCGFLVNLQEIAPHYSGVLHGISNTAGTFAAILGTVGAGFFVELVGSFQGFLLLTSLLYFLAALFYNIFSTGERVNFDETVS; this is encoded by the exons ATGAACTCAACGCTCTCTTTAAATCGACCGATACGCAGTTTTTCTCCTGCGAGCTTTCAAAATGGTAAATTTGTCGAAGCTGAGCAATTTAAACCTCAATTAACTTCTTATTTGATTGAATCTTCAAAGCTTAAATGCTTCGGAAATGTAAATTCGAGGACCAGTTTGAGAGTTCACCAGCAGCTGCGAGATGACTCGGGTGAGTCAAGTAGGATTCTATCTCGTCGAGTTAGGGTTTCATCCAACGATACTCAGTTCGGTTCGTTGCCGAACAAAGGCGGGACTGAGTCGTCGAGTTTCGCGGAGTTTATCACGTCCGAGCGTGTTAAAGTGGTGGCGATGCTGGCTTTAGCTCTGGCGCTCTGTAATGCGGATAGAGTCGTGATGTCAGTGGCGATTGTGCCGTTGTCGCTTGCTCATGGCTGGAGCCGATCGTTTTCCGGCATTGTTCAG TCATCTTTTCTGTGGGGATACTTGATTTCACCGATAGCAGGAGGGACATTAGTGGACTATTATGGTGGTAAGGTAGTAATGGCATGGGGAGTGGCATTGTGGTCATTAGCTACGTTTCTTACACCATGGGCTGCTGAAAACTCTTTGTGGGCATTACTTTTTGCAAGGGCTATGCTTGGTGTTGCAGAAGGTGTGGCTCTTCCGTGCATGAACAACATGGTGGCAAG atGGTTTCCACCAACAGAACGTGCCAGGGCTGTTGCAATGGCAATGGCTGGATTTCAGCTTGGAAATGCAATAGGACTCACTTTATCCCCAATTCTCATGTCCCAAGGTGGTATATTTGGACCATTTGTGATATTTGGACTGTGTGGAtttctttgggttttagtATGGTTATCTGCAACATCAAGTACTCCTGCTAGAAGTTCCCAGATATCAAAATATGAACTGGACTACATAATGAACAAGAGGCAGAAATCTCATGCAGTGGAGAACAAACCTAAGACAAAAATGATCCCTCCATTTGGAAGGTTGCTTTCTAAAATGCCAACATGGTCTCTAATTCTTGCAAATGCCATGCATAGCTGG GGCTTTTTCGTTATTCTTTCATGGATGCCTATCTACTTTAACTTG GTTCATCATGTTGATCTCAGACAAGCAGCATGGTTTAGTGCTGTTCCATGGAGCATGATGGCATTGACAGGGTACTTGGCTGGTTTATGGTCAGACACATTGATACGGAATGGTACCAGTATCACTTTGACTCGCAAGATCATGCAG TCCATTGGTTTTATTGGTCCTGCGATTGCTCTGATTGGCTTAACTGCAGCAAAAAGTCCATCAACTGCATCTGCTTGGCTTAGTGTAGCTGTTGGGCTGAAAGCATTCAGTCACTGTGGTTTCCTTGTTAACCTTCAG GAGATTGCTCCACATTATTCTGGTGTTTTACATG GAATTTCAAATACTGCTGGAACATTTGCTGCTATTCTGGGAACAGTTGGAGCTGGTTTCTTTGTTGAATTGGTGGGATCATTCCAAGGATTTTTATTGCTCACTTCACTCTTATACTTTCTAGCGGCTCTTTTCTACAATATCTTTTCCACTGGCGAGAGAGTCAACTTTGATGAAACTG TTTCATGA